Proteins from one Salvelinus fontinalis isolate EN_2023a unplaced genomic scaffold, ASM2944872v1 scaffold_0539, whole genome shotgun sequence genomic window:
- the LOC129846437 gene encoding 2-hydroxyacylsphingosine 1-beta-galactosyltransferase-like, with product MGPQTLKKCYSCTLESFLTGHARIVAFLSHGGLNSIYEAMYHGVPVVGLPLFGDHYDTMTRVEAKGMGIMVHWKRMTEEDLYQALNTVINNNSYRQRAQVLSSIHKDQPGHPVTRAVYWISYILRHHGANHLRSSVYTVSTYQYFLLDVVLVVGAGLALIGYLFYRIAGLLRSKVKVQERGGEVGHGDSGDDKANGHCHSNGAVANGKHKRNGAPMENDKKMK from the exons GCCATGCCAGAATAGTAGCGTTTCTGTCCCACGGTGGTCTGAACAGTATCTATGAAGCGATGTACCACGGTGTTCCTGTAGTGGGGCTACCTCTGTTTGGGGACCATTACGACACTATGACCCGGGTGGAGGCTAAAGGGATGGGCATCATGGTTCACTGGAAGAGGATGACAGAGGAGGATCTGTACCAGGCACTGAACACTGTTATCAACAataacag ttaTCGTCAGCGTGCCCAGGTGCTCTCCTCCATCCATAAGGACCAACCAGGTCACCCGGTAACGAGAGCTGTCTATTGGATAAGCTACATCCTCCGTCACCATGGCGCCAACCATTTACGATCCTCTGTCTACACTGTCTCCACCTACCAGTACTTCCTATTGGACGTTGTGCTGGTCGTAGGGGCGGGGCTGGCCCTGATTGGCTACCTGTTTTACCGGATAGCAGGGCTACTAAGGTCAAAGGTTAAGGTTCAGGAGCGGGGGGGTGAGGTGGGCCACGGTGACAGTGGCGACGACAAGGCAAACGGACATTGTCATAGCAACGGAGCGGTCGCTAACGGGAAGCACAAACGTAACGGAGCGCCGATGGAGAACGACAAGAAGATGAAGTAA